Part of the Calliopsis andreniformis isolate RMS-2024a chromosome 12, iyCalAndr_principal, whole genome shotgun sequence genome, CATTGTTGTATAACTAATGGAACAGTATTTACTACAAATAGAGTACGCTTTCCTCCTTCTGACCATGGTCTACATGTAAAATTAGTCATATATATGTTATTCTGACTTTTATTTGTGCATTAAGTTTATTGTTATAAATattaatgatcaatactttcgtaTATCTGCACTCAATTCTTTTATAAGCATAACAGCTATAAATGTTTTTCCAGCACCAGTTGGTAAATAGACAATAGTATTTTGTTTAAGCGCAATTTCAAGTAAATCAATTTGATACGCTCTTGCAGTAAACTCATTTGTAGCATCCTCCATATTTGCACAGAATATTCCTTTTCTGTGAAATAAACAATGAATAAAtgtgtaaaaataatatttgcaaTAAGCACAATCAATCAAGGAACAGTAAAATATcggaataaaaattaaaaatacttacaatttaaaaataattatattcccaatattttaaaatataaacatgtaattcttaggattcttatGTTAAAATATTATATGAATTATGCACAACTAACACATAAATGCAACTCTAAAAACTTTCCATATTTCAGACATCATACTTTGCTCTGACAAAAAGAGGGAACTCCCAAACAGCAAACTTCTTCGAATTGATCATGAAACATCACAACATCATCAACGTTGAAAGTCGGTTACAGATTAAATAACAGTCGACTAGTATCAAAAAAGTGCATTTTCAACATAACCAATTGACATAACCAACATAATATGAAAGAATTTTCTAGTTCTAGTTACTACGTAATATCTTTCTCACAGTTGGTAATAAAAGCAGATTTACCTTGAGTTACTCCTTACTCCCTTCTATTCTATAGTTAGTCATTGGTTAAACTGGGTTAAACGTTGAACGTTAGTGCCAAGTGGTGCTTAAATAAAGCGAGAAAATATAAGtatgtaataattttattttaaagagcTTCTTTAAAATACTTGAATGTTGAGTCTTCTATCAACTTTCGAATGTTATGGCTACTGATTTTAAAATCTTTTAATTAAACCATACGAGTACGTATTAGGCATTATTCAATGTTATTGTTGTAGATTTACAAGATGCGAGTGGGGAAGAGACACCTGGAAGTAGTTATGAGATGGTAAATGTTAAACCTTACtattttaaattatatattaatttatttgtcATAGCTGCAGTAATTTATTTTGCAAGTTCAAGAAAATTTATTGATCACAATAATTACATAATATTTCCTGTACCTACTTAAGTGACATTAAGtaacaaatttataaatttaatgCACTGTGCATCAATGTACACTAAATAAGTTATTTGTATAAACTTACATATTTTGATTGATTCTTTCAATAATTAGGATACCATCTGCAATGATATATGGAGGAGCAGCTGGATTAGGATTGGTTTATTTCACAGATTGGAAAGTAATTGCTGCAAATATACCATTCTATGGTGGAAAATTTAAGCAATAAAAGAAGAGATGTTGTATGTTGATATGTAATAAACCATAGGACTgtataattattaaatacattatttattaaataaacattcataatatattGTATATACCTCCATGTAGATTCATCTAATGTAGATATTATGTATAAAGATAATCATGTGTAAAGAATCATCTTCCTATTTCTGAAGCTCTACTTTGCTCTTTgagattttcataaataatatcTGCATATTCTTGAGATGTTTTATGTTTTCTTCGTAGCACATATTGATATCCGTAAGTTCTGTGAATAAGGTGACAAATTATGTATTGTATGTTGCTTTCATAATCtcgttacaaaaaaaaaaattaaatttacttaTAAGCAATTCCTAATGATATCGTAACTGCTACACCCAGCACAAGTTTTGCTGGTAATGGGATCCATGGTTTATTTCTCGCCATTTGATTCAGTCTTTAAAAGAATTGTATTTTGTTATTTAGAtattatttcattaataatataatatcgTTCTGATAAGAATACTAACTTTACTTAAATTATTATTCGCAACCTGTTCTTTAACATACTGTTTCATAGGTTCAGCCCAGACAAAATAGCCGGTAATGGATCCTAGCAAAAACGTTAAAATAAGCTGGTCTTtaggtattttaaaaatatgcaTTATGTGGAACTTGGAAAGGTTTGGTATACTATACCTCAATGTACCATTGATCACAAAACCACAACAGAGGTTGTATCTCACATAGAACATTAGGCCAAATTTATGTACACAGTTATAGATGGGAAATACAACTTTATATTCTGTTCCAATCATTAATCTCTATATACAAGATACGCTAAGCTCCTGCATTTTTGTGACTGAATCAACTGCGTTACATTTGAGAATAAGCTATGCGTACCATCTGAGCAGAGTTAATAATACTATCTGCCGATATTAGGCATTAACGAAAAATATAATAGACTCACTATTTAATTAAGTAAATTTAATTACGGATCAAGGTTGACCAGCGGTCAAGGGTCACCAAGGCTTAGTCCAAGAAACCAAACTCGCCTTTGGAACCATCAGCAGGACAGATGGACCTGGCGATCATGCCGAGGGTCTCCCTGGCTACTCCCTGGGGAGGTCATCATCAGAATGGTCATTCTGGACCACCTAGGGGGTAATCCAAAGAGGGAACCCAGCGTCAATCCAGGAAATTTATCCTCAAATCGCCAAAGGACCCGCCGGGGGTCCCAGCGCAAATGAGACCTTGGCGTCCTACAAGGGTATTTATACCATCGTACTATCTCGAGGAAAATGGAGAACCAATGAAATAAGTTCTGGAGTGGTGAAACTTGTAAGAGTAATCGAATGGTGAATAACTTTCGAAAAGTTGATATTTTGCATAAAATAATTATCGCATGTCTGTGTTAAATATTGTTAACAATCGCGCACAGTGATTCGTGCAAATTATTAACAATTAAAGAAATTTGCAATCTTATATGTTTGGTATAGCTTCTCTATTCAGTGAGATTTTTGATCTTTAAATCACTTTTTTGAGAAGgaacatttttttattaatagtatacaaatatatgtataaatttaataagtgctttacaattattatcattaataaataattaaatctttccagaatatttataaaatttgttaaatacATTTAGCTGAGATCTAAAAATCTCTTGCATTGAAATTGGTAGTGTTCTAGACAATAGAGAGATTCCATGT contains:
- the Uqcr-6.4 gene encoding ubiquinol-cytochrome c reductase 6.4 kDa subunit, encoding MRVGKRHLEVVMRWIPSAMIYGGAAGLGLVYFTDWKVIAANIPFYGGKFKQ